From Pyrenophora tritici-repentis strain M4 chromosome 1, whole genome shotgun sequence, the proteins below share one genomic window:
- a CDS encoding Glyco-hydro-6 multi-domain protein has protein sequence MKGIYSVALASAITGALAAPTPADNGPLAARAACSSPVTLTGNPFTGRKIYANKFYADEVNKAAAAMTDSTLAAAAKKVADVGTYFWIDTRAKIAMIEDELKNVSCDQIAAFVIYDLPGRDCAAKASNGELAVGQLDVYKTEYIDPIVAIFKKYPNTAISLIIEPDSLPNLVTNANVQACQQSASGYRDGVAYALKQLNLPNIAMYIDAGHGGWLGWDDNIKPGAKELATVYKAAGSPKQVRGISTNIAGWNAWDLSPGEFANSADGKYNKAQNEKLYIGLISPELVKNGMPGQAIVDTGRNGVTGLRAEWGDWCNVNGAGFGVRPTTNTGSSLVDSFVWGKPGGESDGTSDSSATRYDSFCGKSDAYKPSPEAGQWNQAYFEMLVKNAKPAF, from the exons ATGAAGGGTATTTACTCTGTGGCTTTGGCTTCGGCCATCACTGGCGCTCTCGCCGCTCCTACTCCTGCCGACAACGGCCCATTGGCTGCTCGTGCAGCATGCTCCAGCCCAGTCACGCTGACTGGCAACCCCTTCACTGGCCGCAAGATCTACGCCAACAAGTTCTACGCCGATGAGGTTAACAAGGCTGCGGCAGCCATGACTGACTCAACTTTGGCAGCAGCCGCTAAGAAGGTTGCTGATGTAGGAACCTACTTCTGGAT TGACACCCGTGCCAAGATCGCCATGATCGAGGACGAGCTCAAGAACGTTTCCTGTGACCAGATTGCCGCGTTCGTCATCTACGACCTGCCCGGTCGTGACTGTGCCGCCAAGGCGTCCAACGGTGAACTCGCCGTGGGTCAACTTGACGTGTACAAGACGGAGTACATTGACC CTATTGTGGCCATCTTCAAGAAATACCCCAACACGGCTATCTCTCTCATCATCGAGCCAGACTCTCTGCCCAACTTGGTCACCAACGCCAACGTCCAGGCATGCCAGCAGTCAGCTTCTGGCTACCGCGATGGTGTCGCGTACGCTCTCAAGCAGCTCAACCTCCCCAACATTGCCATGTACATTGATGCCGGCCACGGCGGCTGGCTCGGTTGGGACGACAACATCA AGCCCGGTGCCAAAGAACTCGCCACGGTCTACAAAGCCGCCGGCAGCCCCAAACAAGTGCGCGGCATCAGCACCAACATCGCAGGCTGGAACGCCTGGGACCTCTCCCCCGGAGAATTCGCAAACTCGGCCGATGGAAAATACAACAAGGCCCAGAACGAAAAACTCTACATCGGCCTCATCAGCCCCGAGCTGGTCAAGAACGGCATGCCAGGCCAAGCAATCGTTGACACAGGCCGCAACGGCGTCACCGGTCTGCGCGCAGAGTGGGGCGACTGGTGCAATGTCAACGGCGCTGGCTTCGGTGTCCGGCCCACGACAAACACGGGGTCCAGTCTCGTGGATAGCTTTGTTTGGGGCAAACCTGGTGGTGAGAGCGATGGCACGAGCGATAGTAGTGCGACGCGGTATGACTCTTTTTGCGGGAAGAGTGATGCGTATAAGCCTAGTCCTGAGGCGGGACAGTGGAATCAGGCGTACTTTGAGATGTTGGTTAAGAATGCTAAACCGGCTTTTTAA
- a CDS encoding PotE, Amino acid transporter, whose product MAIFKDSKPRVSVAEFDIGISSSQDAERLQVGAFGGTNHDASDMHRMGKKQKLRRNFRLISMIGFVVVLQSTWENTLLYTYFGIYNGGSAGIIWMMIITWLFVLALVASLAEMASMAPTAGGQYHWVSEFAPSSFQKSLSYIVGCATTVGWIAAIPACAQMLSKSVIGMILLAYPDSNIGQIWHITLLMMLFIILMVGFNIFFTKRLPLVEVCMLVLHVIVFFAFLVIFWTMTKREPMMNVFTTWNNYGGWSSQGLSAFVGLSTPLWCFIGPDAGAHMSEELKNASSSLPKAMMWGAFLNGILGCIMMITFMVCGGASEGVIASMTGQPVLQAVYDATGSITGTEVMGALLIILVFFAAVSVTAASSRQIWSFARDRGLPFSPWIEQVPANKDTPVNALLVCLGLALAITCINFGSDVALKAIVSMSNVALILSYIISIGCVRAKRLRGEPLLSRRWSLGKFGGVVNDLALGFLFVSFLFSFFPMIPNPTAIDMNWVSVMFGALVIFATVNYFVSARKSYTAPVSLVKKD is encoded by the exons ATGGCAATCTTCAAAGACTCGAAACCGCGCGTCTCTGTCGCTGAATTCGACATTGGAATCAGTAGCTCCCAAGATGCCGAGAGACTGCAAGTAGGCGCATTCGGTGGTACAAACCACGATGCTTCCGATATGCATAGGATGGGAAAGAAACAAAAGCTTCGG CGAAACTTCCGCCTAATTTCCATGATAGGTTTTGTGGTTGTACTCCAGTCAACGTGGGAGAATACACTTCT TTATACTTACTTCGGGATATACAATGGAGGCTCAGCAGGTATTATCTGGATGATGATCATCACATGGCTTTTTGTCCTGGCTTTGGTTGCCTCTCTCGCCGAAATGGCATCAATGGCACCGACCGCTGGCGGTCAGTATCATTGGGTCAGCGAGTTTGCACCGTCATCGTTCCAAAAGTCACTCAGCTACATCGTGG GTTGTGCCACGACGGTCGGTTGGATTGCCGCTATTCCTGCATGCGCGCAAATGCTTTCGAAATCCGTCATCGGTATGATCCTTCTTGCATACCCAGATTCCAACATAGGACAGATATGGCATATTACACTCCTCATGATGCTATTCATCATCCTCATGGTCGGATTCAACATCTTCTTCACGAAGCGCCTGCCACTTGTCGAGGTCTGCATGCTGGTACTGCATGTAATCGTCTTTTTCGCTTTCTTGGTCATATTTTGGACAATGACTAAGCGCGAACCTATGATGAATGTTTTCACGACATGGAACAACTATGGAGGGTGGAGTTCACAAGGTCTATCGGCATTTGTCGGCTTATCCACCCCGCTCTGGTGTTTCATCGGACCTGACGCTGGAGCTCACATGTCCGAGGAGTTGAAAAAtgcttcttcttcacttcCCAAGGCCATGATGTGGGGCGCATTTCTCAACGGGATCCTTGGATGCATCATGATGATCACCTTTATGGTGTGCGGTGGTGCTTCAGAAGGTGTCATAGCGTCTATGACTGGCCAACCCGTGCTACAGGCCGTCTATGATGCGACGGGCTCCATCACAGGTACGGAAGTTATGGGAGCTTTACTGATCATCCTGGTCTTCTTCGCTGCCGTCTCTGTTACTGCTGCATCTTCGCGTCAGATCTGGTCTTTTGCTCGAGATAGGGGACTTCCATTTTCCCCATGGATTGAGCAAGTGCCCGCTAATAAGGATACTCCCGTCAACGCCTTGCTCGTCTGTTTGGGCTTAGCGCTCGCGATCACATGTATCAACTTCGGTTCAGACGTCGCCCTAAAGGCAATAGTTTCCATGTCGAACGTGGCGCTAATATTGTCCTATATCATCTCGATTGGATGCGTTCGGGCTAAACGACTCCGAGGTGAACCTCTGCTTTCCCGACGCTGGAGCTTGGGCAAATTTGGGGGTGTTGTCAATGACCTCGCTCTCGGTTTCTTGTTTGTATCATTCTTGTTCTCTTTCTTTCCTATGATACCGAATCCTACTGCCATCGACATGAACTGGGTATCAGTCATGTTTGGTGCGTTGGTAATTTTTGCCACAGTCAACTACTTTGTTAGTGCGCGAAAGAGCTATACTGCCCCGGTGTCGCTGGTGAAGAAAGATTAG
- a CDS encoding tRNA A64-2'-O-ribosylphosphate transferase — MSQPLTEADIIFPHLSNTPNLSSTLSSLRRSTLSTHNRLTSIISDSNFVTTVASAYDLPLVANERCGSWYIPPSQKSGSVYFKSTDGHMGEWSFSLRRLNLQLLDVVGKWGGAVVVDSTRRGKSMPDALSKTTPIWCCVMNRAIFGEEKKQETSLFTPPQAVSESEHAQMEKRIDGFVRQFLEICKPNIPDLRSKLQKPLRPIWITQKSSLPESPPSFPDFHPIVLCTASRRVHGAEASESGYIQGAADDHEAWSHGLTSPLFWKHKDALITTSEEDAPALIKKLISSEKASNAIATLINPTTQIYISPSSNIELKTFDTVIGATPTPFSPDEIKRAGVRNYLHLPCQPGKLGSRDLRTQLPRLIPFISSLSYEVGKILLCCPTGKDLSVGTALALLCLYANDTGVLDTGTPAPGKRDREGVY; from the exons ATGTCTCAGCCCTTGACTGAGGCAGACATCATCTTTCCACACCTCTCCAATACACCAAATCTCTCCAGCACACTTTCATCCCTACGCCGCTCGACACTGTCCACACACAACCGTCTTACCTCGATAATATCTGACAGCAATTTTGTCACAACGGTTGCATCCGCGTACGATCTACCGTTAGTAGCTAATGAACGCTGCGGTAGCTGGTATATCCCGCCGTCCCAAAAGTCCGGATCAGTCTATTTCAAAAGTACAGACGGCCATATGGGTGAATGGAGCTTTAGTCTAAGAAGACTGAACTTGCAGTTGCTGGATGTAGTAGGAAAATGGGGCGGGGCAGTTGTTGTGGATAGTACGAGGAGAGGCAAGAGTATGCCTGACGCCTTGAGCAAGACAACACCGATTTGGTGTTGTGTCATGAACAGAGCTATTTTTGGCGAGGAGAAAAAGCAAGAGACGAGCTTGTTCACGCCGCCACAGGCTGTGAGCGAAAGTGAGCATGCGCAGATGGAGAAGAGGATAGATGGTTTTGTAAGGCAATTCCTG GAAATCTGCAAACCCAACATCCCAGATCTACGTAGTAAACTGCAAAAGCCACTTCGACCTATCTGGATTACGCAAAAGTCTTCTCTCCCCGAGTCACCACCTTCTTTCCCGGATTTCCATCCTATCGTGCTTTGCACGGCATCACGACGTGTCCACGGCGCAGAAGCATCAGAAAGCGGATACATCCAGGGTGCTGCCGACGACCACGAGGCATGGTCTCACGGCCTAACGTCACCGCTATTCTGGAAACACAAAGACGCATTGATAACTACAAGCGAAGAAGATGCCCCTGCCCTAATTAAAAAGCTCATCTCTTCAGAGAAAGCCAGCAACGCAATCGCAACCCTAATCAACCCCACAACTCAAATCTACATCTCCCCCAGCTCAAACATAGAACTCAAAACCTTCGACACCGTAATCGGAGCCACCCCCACCCCCTTCTCCCCCGATGAGATCAAACGCGCAGGCGTAAGGAACTACCTCCACCTCCCTTGCCAACCCGGGAAACTCGGCTCTCGCGATCTCCGCACCCAACTCCCTCGCCTCATCCCCTTCATCTCCTCGCTCTCTTATGAAGTTGGGAAGATTTTACTTTGCTGCCCAACAGGCAAAGATCTCTCTGTCGGCACAGCGCTAGCACTGCTCTGCCTCTACGCCAACGACACGGGCGTTCTTGATACCGGAACCCCCGCGCCCGGCAAGAGAGATAGGGAAGGCGTTTATTAA
- a CDS encoding sugar kinase has translation MFVRRILPWRRLALPTRQVRNFSCTARLLEIRNISELPSRTTPSYIQSPANTLLSLQWPSPPRNILVTKKKRTPNITESVIKFTSHIRSTYPSINILFEPETAQELHEQLLFPVYTYDKAVQLTDKTDLVCTLGGDGTLLRASSLFSHADSVPPVLSFAMGTIGFLGEFKFREYKRAFREVYMSGAPDTYSTLSDTLGANPPTPPTSPDDPLDRPLSYADIRGKAMGSNRTARILLRNRLKVGVFGPDGQRIGSDEGSSDTYALNEVTLHRGSSPHLKIIDVYINNRFLTEAVADGMIISSPTGSTAYSLSSGGSIVHPLVPSICLTPICPRSLSFRPLVLPAETPITLRLGKKNRGREVEVSIDGNTITEKLGTGMEVRIGGEVVKRDARGWEGGVPSIVRGTSGKEDMAEDHWVGGLNALLKFNYPFGDQEG, from the coding sequence ATGTTTGTTCGTCGCATTCTGCCATGGAGGCGTCTTGCTTTGCCCACTCGGCAAGTACGTAACTTTTCTTGCACTGCGCGCCTTCTTGAGATCAGGAACATCTCTGAGCTTCCATCGCGCACAACGCCGTCGTACATCCAGTCCCCGGCCAACACGCTACTCAGCCTGCAATGGCCTTCACCACCGCGGAATATCCTCGTCACAAAGAAGAAGCGCACGCCTAACATCACCGAGTCCGTCATCAAATTCACGTCCCATATACGGTCCACCTACCCGTCGATAAATATTCTTTTCGAACCCGAGACTGCCCAGGAGCTACACGAGCAGCTACTATTCCCCGTATACACATACGACAAAGCTGTCCAGCTTACGGATAAAACCGACCTGGTCTGCACTTTGGGAGGCGACGGCACGCTGTTACGAGCTAGCAGCCTATTCAGCCATGCCGACAGCGTACCACCCGTCCTAAGCTTCGCCATGGGCACGATTGGTTTCCTGGGCGAATTCAAGTTCCGAGAATACAAGCGCGCATTCCGAGAAGTCTACATGAGTGGTGCGCCAGACACCTACTCGACCCTCTCCGACACCCTAGGCGCAAACCCACCCACACCACCAACATCACCCGACGACCCTCTAGACCGCCCGTTAAGCTACGCCGACATACGCGGCAAAGCAATGGGCAGCAACCGAACCGCACGCATCCTCCTCCGCAACAGACTTAAAGTCGGCGTCTTCGGGCCCGACGGGCAACGAATCGGCAGCGACGAGGGCTCCAGCGATACATACGCCCTAAACGAAGTCACATTACACCGGGGCTCCAGCCCGCACCTAAAAATAATCGACGTCTACATCAACAACCGGTTTCTCACCGAAGCCGTAGCCGACGGCATGATAATCAGCTCACCCACGGGATCAACCGCATACTCCCTCTCTTCGGGTGGAAGCATCGTCCACCCCCTCGTCCCCTCCATCTGTCTCACACCCATATGTCCCCGCTCCCTATCCTTCCGCCCGCTCGTCCTCCCCGCCGAAACGCCAATCACACTGCGTCTCGGCAAGAAGAACCGCGGCCGCGAAGTCGAGGTCAGCATCGATGGAAACACGATTACGGAAAAGCTGGGTACGGGCATGGAGGTGAGGATTGGGGGTGAGGTGGTGAAGAGGGATGCCAGGGGCTGGGAGGGTGGCGTGCCGAGTATTGTAAGGGGTACGAGTGGGAAGGAGGATATGGCTGAGGACCATTGGGTTGGGGGGTTGAATGCGCTGTTGAAGTTTAATTATCCGTTTGGGGATCAAGAGGGTTAA
- a CDS encoding PlsC, 1-acyl-sn-glycerol-3-phosphate acyltransferase, whose translation MTTKGLRLRQPPVSVPVIEKLKAQRTKTPDPTKHPAGKVKHGLFTQTLRMYLFGVYFAISIIAIAITQYIGLPLYFYSRDLFYAWMAMSKQHFGSVVMTMTYWWAPVTMRVSGDESVRGQLRKSKDGKLECDFPERLVLVANHQLYTDWVYIWWTCYTASMHGHLYIILKESLKYIPVLGWGMKLFGFIFLSRKWSTDKERFQHRLRKLSTSHSGPLSGSKGLDPMWLLIFPEGTNLSTNGRESSQRWAAKNNMPDLRHALLPRSTGLSFCLQELKGSIGHLYDCTVAYEGVPVGQYGQDLFTLRGTYFQGRPPKSVNMYWRRFAIADIPLHDEKEFSDWLLARWREKDDLLQYFVEHQRFPADDGVTPNVNGGEPLQGPGWIETDIRPNRWWEWLQIFVPTAALGLVVNVFVKIAGIVMKVARVRD comes from the exons ATGACTACCAAAGGCCTCCGGCTGCGACAGCCGCCTGTCTCCGTTCCCGTTATCGAGAAGCTGAAGGCACAACGGACCAAAACACCAGACCCTACAAAACACCCAGCCGGCAAAGTCAAACATGGCCTCTTTACCCAGACGCTCCGCATGTACTTGTTTGGAGTCTACTTTGCCATCAGTATCATAGC CATTGCCATCACCCAATACATCGGCCTGCCATTGTATTTCTATAGTAGGGACCTCTTCTACGCATGGATGGCCATGTCGAAGCAGCATTTCGGCAGCGTCGTCATGACCATGACATACTGGTGGGCGCCTGTCACTATGCGCGTCAGTGGAGACGAGAGTGTGAGGGGACAGCTGAGAAAATCAAAAGACGGGAAACTCGAATGCGACTTCCCCGAAAGACTGGTACTTGTTGCGAACCACCAG CTCTACACCGATTGGGTCTACATATGGTGGACATGCTATACCGCTTCCATGCACGGTCACCTATACATCATTCTCAAGGAGTCGCTCAAATATATACCCGTACTTGGCTGGGGAATGAAGCTCTTTGGCTTCATCTTCCTCTCGCGCAAGTGGTCGACCGACAAGGAGCGCTTCCAGCATCGTCTGAGGAAGCTGAGCACAAGCCATAGCGGCCCGTTATCAGGCTCAAAGGGTCTTGATCCCATGTGGTTGCTCATCTTCCCCGAGGGCACAAACTTGAGCACAAACGGTCGCGAGTCAAGTCAGAGATGGGCAGCAAAGAACAACATGCCGGATTTGAGACACGCCTTGTTGCCGCGGAGTACAGGACTTTCCTTCTGTCTGCAAGAGCTCAAAGGCTCCATCGGTCATCTATACGACTGTACAGTAGCCTATGAAGGTGTCCC CGTAGGCCAATACGGCCAAGACCTCTTCACCCTCCGCGGCACCTACTTCCAAGGCCGCCCCCCAAAATCCGTAAACATGTACTGGCGCCGCTTCGCCATCGCCGACATCCCCCTCCACGACGAAAAAGAGTTCAGCGACTGGCTCCTCGCCCGCTGGCGCGAAAAAGACGACCTCCTCCAATACTTTGTCGAACACCAACGATTTCCCGCCGACGACGGCGTCACACCGAATGTCAACGGCGGAGAACCGCTCCAGGGCCCCGGATGGATAGAAACGGATATCAGACCAAATAGGTGGTGGGAGTGGTTGCAGATTTTTGTTCCTACGGCTGCGTTGGGGTTGGTAGTTAATGTGTTTGTTAAGATTGCGGGGATTGTGATGAAAGTTGCGCGAGTACGGGATTGA
- a CDS encoding putative set domain-containing protein, translating to MDTYEELLSWATERGIKLSGIKPQNILSRGTGIIATRDIQAGETILFVPFKLFRTLKHVPKAISRRLPRNMSLHALLATYLSLDKTDTFAIPNKTLPDLSSFEAGMPFLWPAELHPFLPKPALDLLMKQQRSFKRDWDIVSKAYSNISQDQYLHAWLLVNTRSFYCTTPIMERLPHDDRLAILPVADLFNHADVGCEARFASENYSFIADRDYRTGEELHISYGSHSTDFLLTEYGFVPTENCWDVVCLDEAILPRLTQDQKDALKDRGFLGKYILDPKTGGCFRTQVALRMLCCTREEWEQFVDFEAGEEFAPRVRGTLKGILDSFVETIQKTVVDVEKLDVGRVEQREALVRRWRQIERTVVETMEGLES from the exons ATGGATACATACGAAGAGCTACTATCATGGGCAACTGAACGAGGTATCAAACTCAGCGGGATTAAGCCTCAAAACATTCTCAGTAGAGGCACAGGAATCATCGCGACACGCGACATCCAG GCCGGCGAAACCATCCTCTTCGTCCCCTTCAAACTTTTCCGAACTCTAAAACATGTCCCAAAAGCCATCTCACGAAGACTACCCCGAAATATGTCACTCCACGCCCTACTAGCCACATATCTCTCCCTAGACAAAACAGACACCTTCGCTATACCAAACAAAACACTCCCAGACCTGAGTTCCTTCGAAGCCGGCATGCCTTTCCTATGGCCAGCGGAGCTCCATCCTTTCCTCCCCAAACCAGCCCTAGATCTACTCATGAAACAACAGCGAAGCTTCAAGCGAGACTGGGACATCGTCTCAAAAGCCTACTCAAACATTTCCCAAGATCAGTATCTTCACGCTTGGCTGCTCGTCAACACACGCTCCTTCTACTGCACAACACCCATCATGGAACGCCTACCCCACGACGACAGACTCGCCATCCTCCCCGTCGCCGACCTATTCAACCACGCCGACGTGGGCTGTGAAGCAAGATTCGCATCTGAAAATTATTCCTTCATCGCCGACCGCGATTATCGCACAGGCGAGGAACTCCACATTTCTTATGGATCCCATTCTACCGATTTCCTACTTACCGAGTATGGCTTTGTGCCTACGGAGAATTGCTGGGATGTAGTCTGCCTCGATGAGGCCATTTTACCACGGTTAACGCAAGATCAGAAAGATGCATTGAAGGATAGGGGGTTTCTGGGTAAGTATATACTTGATCCAAAGACGGGGGGTTGCTTTAGGACGCAGGTTGCGTTGCGCATGTTGTGTTGTACGCGAGAGGAATGGGAGCAGTTTGTGGATTTTGAGGCAGGCGAGGAATTTGCGCCTAGAGTGAGGGGTACGCTGAAGGGAATCTTGGATTCATTTGTGGAAACGATTCAGAAGACAGTGGTGGATGTTGAGAAGCTTGATGTTGGTCGGGTGGAGCAGCGGGAGGCGCTGGTAAGGAGGTGGCGGCAGATTGAAAGGACAGTTGTGGAGACTATGGAGGGTCTTGAGAGCTGA
- a CDS encoding Trichoplein multi-domain protein — MFKPLAAAYSLSLQHYLQASHGLLAVRKDDFYRLFKPAWDSSFIKKHALKAFKATGIAPIDPEVVLKKFRKSTLTAPPPLVNVSRATITNLINQAYDPSSIAANNLSEILLRLQAAKEIAEYEKDALRAALHVHQKPRNRHEPPLDLQQRKAFHSGAVWWSPCKLREARFRQLVKEKEKEKELLDKIELKEAKENNRIYQLKIKEAARAAREEAKKVRDEAKAVKAAELDAKRRDRDAAKAIQQPQSGKRKASKPAAKQQPKKRRVGGAGGGTLAEVAAPAPPPTTTRRGRAVNTPAKYR, encoded by the coding sequence atgttcaaacctctggcagccgcgtactcactcagcttgcagcactacctccaggcgagccacggtctcttagctgtgaggaaggatgacttctaccgtcttttcaagcctgcctgggactcctctttcattaagaagcacgcgttgaaggcatttaaagccactgggatagctcctatagatcccgaagtagtacttaaaaagttccgaaagtcaacactaacagcaccgccgccactagtgaacgtgagtagagctactatcacgaacctcattaatcaggcctacgatccgagctctattgcggccaacaacctctcagaaatactcctccgcctccaggctgccaaagagatcgccgagtacgagaaggacgcactgcgcgcggcgctacacgttcaccagaagccccgcaatcggcacgaacctcccctagatctacagcagcgaaaagcgttccattcaggggcagtttggtggtcgccgtgcaagcttcgagaggcccgcttcaggcagctagtgaaggagaaggagaaggagaaagagctacttgataagatagagttgaaagaggcaaaggagaacaacaggatctatcaacttaagatcaaagaggcagcgcgggcggcgcgtgaggaggcaaagaaggtgcgggatgaagccaaggctgtaaaggctgccgaacttgacgccaaacgacgcgatcgcgacgctgcaaaggctatacaacaaccccaatcgggcaagcgtaaggcttcaaagcccgctgcaaagcaacagccaaaaaaacgacgcgtgggtggtgctggcggtggtactctggctgaggtggctgcaccggctcccccaccaacaaccacccgacgcggccgggccgtcaatactccggcaaaatatagatag